A region of Penaeus chinensis breed Huanghai No. 1 chromosome 38, ASM1920278v2, whole genome shotgun sequence DNA encodes the following proteins:
- the LOC125045918 gene encoding GATA zinc finger domain-containing protein 8-like, giving the protein MSSIILTVELIINIVVNSNNNNNNNNDNNNNNNNNNRNENMNMVMTENMNDNMAGRGIDVQNASELDRVSSTDVPRDAPPPQGTAKREGFFARPQDVNRKSISTLESQPMDISPSPPRRSSSKTSPSSRTPRHRCPCKKKKRKLDSLFKSLSKILR; this is encoded by the coding sequence ATGAGCTCCATCATCCTCACGGTCGaactcatcatcaacatcgtcgtcaacagcaacaacaataacaacaacaacaatgacaacaacaataataacaacaacaacaaccgcaacgAGAACATGAACATGGTCATGACGGAGAACATGAACGACAACATGGCAGGAAGAGGCATCGACGTCCAAAACGCTTCGGAGCTCGACAGGGTCTCCTCGACAGATGTCCCTCGAGATGCACCTCCTCCTCAAGGAACAGCCAAACGCGAGGGCTTTTTCGCTCGACCTCAAGACGTAAACAGGAAATCAATATCGACGCTAGAATCTCAGCCAATGGATATCTCACCCTCGCCTCCCCGAAGGTCGTCCTCAAAAACCTCGCCCTCGAGCAGGACACCTCGTCACAGATGTCcttgcaagaaaaagaaaagaaaactggacTCGCTTTTCAAATCGCTCTCGAAAATTTTACGGTGA
- the LOC125045826 gene encoding probable serine/threonine-protein kinase DDB_G0267686, with protein sequence MVYFPDGGDGACEDFNGGGFNTYSFLSFLFSVVNLVAMVANNVNNNLNNNNNNNNNNNNNLGNINVANSNAGQENSNTVSIPPAMGRGKRDLEEAIMNEYRENRRLKDEEQVTSLVAMDFIRGLRTAMMTSDLACALRNMCEINRLAVTRGHLADVLAEVFSAALVDSYPRPQAARETALLSAGAGGRRGSNCSSTHPACSDEKWAELDGLFDVVDFDFELPTKALQEELGLPDLASVLDVASFASGDVEGGADGLLDPRHDLARGEL encoded by the exons ATGGTATATTTTCCTGACGGAGGTGACGGAGCCTGCGAGGACTTCAACGGCGGAGGGTTCAACACGTAcagcttcctctccttcttgttctctgtGGTGAACCTCGTCGCTATG GTAGCCAACAACGTCAACAATAacctcaacaataataacaacaataataacaacaacaacaacaacctgggCAACATCAACGTAGCCAACAGCAACGCCGGGCAAGAGAATTCGAACACAGTGTCCATCCCGCCCGCCATGGGGCGAGGGAAGCGAGACCTCGAGGAGGCTATCATGAATGA ATATAGGGAGAATCGGCGAttaaaagacgaagaacaagtgACATCTCTTGTCGCTATGGACTTCATACGAGGTCTTCGGACGGCGATGATGACCTCTGACCTCGCCTGCGCCCTCAGGAACATGTGTGAAATCAACAGGCTGGCGGTGACCCGTGGACACCTGGCGGACGTTTTAGCGGAAGTGTTCAG CGCCGCCCTCGTCGACTCCTACCCCCGCCCACAAGCCGCGCGCGAGACCGCCCTCCTCTCAGCCGGCGCGGGAGGGAGGCGGGGCTCAAACTGTAGCTCCACCCACCCGGCCTGTTCCGACGAGAAGTGGGCGGAGCTAGACGGCCTCTTCGACGTGGTGGACTTCGACTTCGAGCTCCCGACgaaggcgctgcaggaggagctGGGTCTCCCGGATCTGGCGTCGGTGCTGGACGTCGCTTCCTTTGCCTCGGGGGACGTGGAGGGCGGCGCCGATGGCCTCCTCGACCCCCGCCACGACCTTGCGAGGGGGGAGCTGtga